One Mytilus trossulus isolate FHL-02 chromosome 5, PNRI_Mtr1.1.1.hap1, whole genome shotgun sequence DNA segment encodes these proteins:
- the LOC134718389 gene encoding uncharacterized protein LOC134718389, protein MADLPVDRLETVPLFTYRGVDLFGPWLIKEGRKELKRYGVLFTCLSIHIETANSLDTSSFINALRRFVSIRGPVRHLRCDQGANFVGAEGEFTKAMSELDFDRIRQYLLEQNCDFVQFKMNVPSASHMGGVWEIQIRSVRNILSTLLCQLGTQLDDESLRTLMSEATAIVNSRPLTLENLNDPLSVEPLTPNHLLTMKSKVFLPPPENFMKNDVYSIKRWRRVQFLANEFWSRWRKEFLSNIQSRQKWIAPKRNLSVSDIVMIKDDNLERNMWRLGRICKTFVDDNNLVRKVRLAVGSTNFDRRGVRKSKLTELERPIHKLVLLQETE, encoded by the coding sequence ATGGCTGATTTACCGGTAGACCGACTAGAGACCGTGCCTCTATTCACGTACCGTGGTGTTGATCTGTTTGGACCTTGGTTAATTAAGGAGGGCCGCAAGGAACTTAAGCGGTATGGAGTTTTATTTACCTGTTTATCAATTCATATCGAAACTGCTAACTCTTTAGATACGAGCTCTTTCATTAATGCCTTGAGAAGATTTGTGTCTATCCGCGGACCCGTAAGGCATCTTCGGTGTGATCAAGGAGCTAACTTTGTTGGAGCCGAAGGAGAATTTACTAAGGCAATGTCTGAATTGGATTTTGACCGAATCCGTCAATATCTACTTGAACAAAACTGTGATTTCGTACAATTTAAGATGAACGTTCCGTCTGCTAGCCACATGGGTGGCGTTTGGGAAATACAGATACGTTCTGTCCGAAACATTCTTTCAACTTTACTATGTCAGCTAGGAACTCAGCTTGATGATGAGTCGTTGAGAACTTTAATGTCTGAAGCAACAGCTATAGTGAATAGTCGACCACTTACGTTGGAAAACCTGAACGATCCGCTTTCCGTTGAACCGTTGACACCAAATCATTtattgactatgaaaagtaaaGTTTTTCTACCACCACCTGAAAACTTCATGAAAAACGACGTATATTCCATAAAGCGCTGGAGACGGGTTCAGTTTCTTGCAAACGAATTTTGGAGTCGTTGGAGGAAAGAGTTTCTTTCAAATATCCAGTCTAGGCAAAAATGGATCGCTCCGAAGCGAAATTTATCTGTTAGTGACATTGTTATGATTAAGGATGACAATTTAGAGCGAAACATGTGGAGACTAGGTCGAATTTGCAAAACATTCGTTGATGATAATAATTTAGTCCGAAAAGTAAGACTCGCAGTAGGATCAACGAATTTTGATCGTAGAGGAGTCCGTAAGTCAAAGCTCACCGAACTAGAACGACCAATCCATAAGTTGGTCTTACTCCAGGAGACCGAATAA